One window from the genome of Enterococcus haemoperoxidus ATCC BAA-382 encodes:
- a CDS encoding DUF7278 family profilin-like fold-containing protein: MDLFEQVEWANWKKLKDPEKEELVHQLLMYFVPPTVEVGTIHLVNFELYGIKCRTFELEFDGELFVFIPGNSEAILGWDLGTEGLRSHELLGFDVADLEKNTFKTTLTNETILPVSKWLEEESQYDLTSLEGISGYINDHTTDLRKVAIPAMFVQKYALPAGTEFLGIFDTITGTFEGEVEQFSQYEEIICEQLFPKLSAEQSFAWTFPKSLLVENECYLEFLPESDYYFVYSHNHFTHEELKHAVKRQGFDLLSEDQWEFAVGGGTRRLFRWGNELLIQDNQSGRQIKSKMDGANMFGLVIDTQQNHFELTNDSAKSKLINQLAEKETVIEKMLPLSTYFCSNHMISADKKLSPKEYLYRKVIKIES; encoded by the coding sequence GTGGACCTATTTGAACAAGTTGAATGGGCAAATTGGAAGAAGTTGAAAGATCCAGAAAAGGAAGAGCTTGTGCATCAATTGCTGATGTATTTTGTTCCGCCGACTGTTGAAGTCGGTACGATTCACTTAGTGAATTTTGAACTTTATGGAATCAAGTGTCGTACGTTTGAATTGGAGTTTGATGGCGAATTATTTGTGTTTATTCCAGGAAATAGCGAAGCAATCTTGGGTTGGGATTTAGGGACAGAAGGATTACGTTCACATGAACTATTAGGATTTGATGTAGCAGATTTGGAGAAGAATACATTCAAAACAACCTTAACAAATGAAACCATTTTACCTGTATCTAAATGGCTAGAAGAAGAGAGTCAATATGATTTAACTTCATTAGAAGGAATTTCTGGATACATAAACGACCATACGACGGATTTAAGAAAAGTAGCAATTCCTGCAATGTTCGTTCAAAAATATGCATTACCTGCGGGAACTGAGTTTTTAGGAATATTCGATACGATAACTGGAACATTCGAAGGAGAAGTAGAACAATTTTCCCAATATGAAGAGATCATCTGTGAACAGCTCTTTCCTAAATTATCCGCTGAACAAAGTTTTGCGTGGACTTTTCCAAAATCGTTATTAGTGGAAAATGAATGTTATTTAGAATTTTTACCTGAATCAGATTACTATTTTGTATATAGCCATAATCATTTTACGCATGAAGAATTAAAACATGCAGTTAAAAGGCAAGGATTTGATTTGTTGTCTGAAGATCAGTGGGAGTTTGCTGTAGGCGGGGGAACTCGGCGTTTATTTCGCTGGGGAAACGAATTGTTGATTCAAGATAATCAATCGGGACGTCAAATTAAAAGCAAAATGGACGGCGCGAATATGTTTGGGCTAGTGATTGATACACAGCAAAATCATTTTGAATTGACTAATGATTCGGCGAAAAGCAAGTTGATCAATCAATTAGCAGAAAAAGAGACAGTAATTGAAAAGATGCTGCCACTATCAACCTACTTCTGTTCAAATCATATGATATCAGCAGATAAAAAATTAAGCCCCAAAGAGTATCTCTATAGAAAAGTCATTAAAATTGAAAGTTAA
- a CDS encoding GNAT family N-acetyltransferase: MHIHFGNERWNQAAAFALRYDVFVIEQGISLQDEFDELDTLTRDYFVVYEGTLAVATIRYQKKDHITIQPDRFCVRKNYRGKGIGKNLLLHLEDKALKDGYKFSLLSAEKTALSFYKSLKYSINSEEYLEDGIICVEMIKKLSS, encoded by the coding sequence ATGCACATACATTTTGGAAATGAACGTTGGAATCAAGCTGCAGCATTTGCTTTACGTTATGATGTTTTTGTTATAGAACAAGGTATTTCATTGCAAGACGAATTTGATGAATTGGATACTTTAACTCGCGATTACTTTGTAGTGTATGAAGGAACACTTGCTGTTGCAACTATTCGCTATCAAAAGAAAGATCATATTACGATTCAACCCGATCGCTTCTGTGTTCGAAAGAATTATCGTGGTAAAGGTATCGGGAAAAACTTACTTTTACACTTAGAAGATAAAGCATTGAAAGATGGGTATAAATTTAGTCTTTTATCCGCAGAAAAAACGGCTCTATCTTTTTACAAATCCTTAAAATACTCTATAAACTCTGAAGAATACTTAGAAGATGGCATTATTTGCGTAGAAATGATCAAAAAATTAAGCAGCTAA